The following coding sequences are from one Tachysurus vachellii isolate PV-2020 chromosome 7, HZAU_Pvac_v1, whole genome shotgun sequence window:
- the ebi3 gene encoding interleukin-27 subunit beta encodes MRHKYSSYYLAIFALLLHYFPHIWGQNTSKPSDLYEVLGSSVEVPCVDGAEWRLNGSLVVSSPVLRLHNTSLDDQGFYTCHNSNGATVETIRLQLGYPPPVPDVYCWSPSYPLKALCSWTLPQDPLLPTYYISTYRQLEEIYSCKRPSEQDRQCVLEELDLLSNVPYLVNITAVNALGSASQMLPVFFEDIVKPDPPVNVKVVALPGKKLHVQWSPPPTWPDPVTFPLKYHVQFQWGNSNTVSVMGPIESESMVRSGAMPGRTYHIRVSVMELLGHGHSSKWSDSVNITFPRS; translated from the exons ATGCGCCACAAATATTCTTCATATTATCTAGCAATTTTTGCTTTACTTCTCCATTACTTTCCTCACATCTGGGGTCAAAACACGTCTAAACCATCgg ACCTTTACGAGGTTCTCGGATCGTCTGTCGAGGTGCCCTGTGTGGACGGAGCAGAATGGAGACTTAATGGATCGCTCGTGGTCTCAAGCCCTGTTCTTCGCTTACACAACACTAGCCTTGACGATCAGGGCTTCTACACGTGCCACAACTCAAACGGAGCAACCGTTGAAACAATACGACTACAGCTGGGAT ATCCTCCACCCGTTCCAGATGTCTACTGCTGGTCTCCAAGTTATCCCCTAAAAGCCCTTTGCTCATGGACTCTGCCGCAAGACCCACTACTTCCAACTTATTACATCTCAACCTACAG GCAACTTGAAGAGATCTACTCATGCAAGAGACCTAGCGAACAGGACAGGCAATGTGTTCTCGAGGAACTGGACCTCTTGTCGAACGTTCCATACCTGGTTAACATCACAGCTGTCAACGCTCTTGGGAGCGCAAGCCAAATGCTGCCTGTCTTTTTCGAGGACATTG TGAAGCCTGACCCCCCTGTGAACGTAAAGGTGGTGGCTTTACCAGGCAAGAAGCTCCATGTGCAGTGGTCTCCTCCGCCAACATGGCCAGACCCTGTGACCTTTCCCCTGAAATACCATGTGCAGTTCCAGTGGGGAAACTCTAACACAGTTAGCGTT ATGGGTCCAATTGAGTCAGAAAGCATGGTTCGAAGCGGAGCGATGCCCGGACGGACATATCATATCCGTGTATCCGTTATGGAACTCTTGGGTCATGGTCACAGCAGCAAGTGGAGCGATTCTGTGAACATAACTTTTCCCAGGAGCTGA
- the odf3l2a gene encoding outer dense fiber protein 3-like protein 2a: protein MTQFLNTLWVVLFEDSSPGPRYHVDDKITRFGRDGTPSYSMLGRKKVRGEKQTCLSLADTFQTPGPGAYSPEKAPPLNWHRRQPTYTMGFRTRYRSTDAVPAPNRYTLPNLLGTRIPNKPSSASYSMSRRTKLGAPSEDLAATPGPAHYNRTDPSIYMNRQPSFSIQSRHNIPSSATYKPGPGTHYPEKVSAHLPRPPSFTMGVRHSEFVTPLVIDLID, encoded by the exons atgacACAATTTCTCAATACATTATGGGTAGTGCTGTTTGAAGACTCCAGTCCTGGGCCTCGGTACCACGTGGATGACAAGATCACTCGCTTTGGAAGAGATGGCACTCCGTCGTACTCGATGCTGGGTAGAAAGAAGGTCAGAGGTGAGA AACAAACCTGTCTCTCCCTAGCGGATACGTTCCAAACTCCTGGTCCAGGAGCTTACAGTCCAGAGAAGGCGCCTCCGCTAAATTGGCATCGCCGCCAGCCAACCTACACCATGGGCTTCCGGACACGCTACAGGAGCACAGATGCTGTACCTGCCCCCAACCGCTACACCCTACCAAATCTGTTAGGTACACGTATTCCTAacaagccctctagcgccagcTACTCTATGTCCCGCCGCACAAAACTCGGGGCGCCCTCCGAAGACCTGGCAGCAACTCCCGGGCCAGCTCACTACAACAGAACAGACCCAAGCATTTACATGAACAGACAGCCGTCTTTCTCCATACAGAGCCGTCACAACATCCCCAGCAGCGCCACGTACAAGCCTGGACCGGGCACTCACTACCCAGAGAAAGTGTCAGCCCACCTGCCCAGGCCGCCGTCTTTCACCATGGGGGTGCGGCATTCAGAGTTTGTCACACCTTTAGTCATTGACTTAATTGACTAA
- the crlf1a gene encoding cytokine receptor-like factor 1a encodes MIMRRSIASRDIIVLLFFMLRAPGAHCALPSTPMASVHPQDPALRIGASLTATCSVGTDHGLHAGSLYWTLNGRRLPSNTYSVLSPSVLSVTLSNLSGSRQRSGDNLVCHSGGGHVLAGSCLYVGMPPEKPVNLTCWSRNTKDLTCKWAPGGQGETFIKTKYTLKFKLKWYGQEKECEDYSGGQPYTCYIPRDLALFTPYEIWVEASNQLGSAISDVINLDILDVVTTDPPADVHVSRVGDLDDQLTVRWGTPPALKDYLFQAKYQIRYRLEDSTEWKVVDDMGNQTSCRLAGLRPGTVYFVQVRCNPVGILGSRKAGIWSDWSHPTAASTPHSERSIAGSCDSKAARQNSTLRQDLKQFFSWVRKRVSDCSAMSIKQYDQWRVWLQKSHKTRNQVLQGDKS; translated from the exons ATGATCATGCGGAGAAGTATCGCGTCCCGGGACATTATCGTCTTATTGTTTTTCATGCTGCGCGCTCCCGGCGCACACTGCGCGCTCCCTTCCACCC CGATGGCCAGCGTGCATCCTCAGGACCCAGCCCTTCGGATCGGCGCCAGCTTGACGGCCACGTGTTCTGTCGGCACCGACCACGGCCTGCATGCCGGCTCGCTCTACTGGACGTTGAACGGTCGACGGCTTCCCAGCAACACCTACAGCGTGCTCAGCCCCAGTGTCCTCAGCGTCACTTTGAGCAACCTGAGCGGCTCGCGTCAGCGTTCGGGAGACAACCTGGTGTGTCACAGTGGCGGGGGGCACGTGCTCGCCGGGTCCTGTCTCTACGTGGGCA TGCCACCTGAGAAACCCGTAAACCTTACATGCTGGTCGAGAAACACCAAAGATCTTACCTGCAAATGGGCTCCTGGGGGTCAAGGGGAGACCTTCATTAagaccaaatacacactcaaatTCAAGCTgaa GTGGTACGGCCAGGAAAAAGAGTGCGAAGACTACAGCGGCGGGCAGCCGTACACGTGCTACATCCCACGCGACCTCGCCCTCTTCACGCCCTACGAAATCTGGGTGGAGGCCTCCAACCAGCTCGGGAGCGCCATCTCCGACGTCATCAACCTGGATATTCTAGacgtgg TGACGACGGATCCTCCGGCCGACGTTCACGTGAGCCGAGTGGGCGATCTGGACGATCAGCTGACCGTACGCTGGGGAACCCCGCCTGCCCTAAAGGACTATCTCTTCCAGGCCAAGTACCAGATCCGCTACAGGCTCGAAGACAGCACAGAGTGGAAG GTGGTGGATGACATGGGAAACCAGACGTCCTGCAGGTTGGCAGGGCTCAGGCCAGGAACCGTGTACTTTGTGCAGGTGCGGTGTAACCCAGTGGGCATCCTGGGATCCAGGAAGGCAGGCATCTGGAGTGACTGGAGTCATCCAACGGCAGCTTCCACGCCACACAGCG AGCGCTCAATTGCAGGTTCGTGTGACTCCAAAGCGGCCCGACAGAACTCGACACTGCGTCAGGACCTGAAGCAGTTCTTCAGCTGGGTGCGCAAGCGTGTTTCCGACTGCAGTGCAATGAGCATCAAACAGTACGACCAGTGGCGCGTCTGGCTGCAAAAGTCTCACAAAACCCGGAACCAG GTTCTTCAAGGAGATAAATCGTAG